One Persicobacter psychrovividus DNA window includes the following coding sequences:
- a CDS encoding DUF6249 domain-containing protein has protein sequence MNHIVEMVVPLGAFIMIFSVIYVVVTARNRERLAMIEKGMRPGNDLGSENVVGTSMKSSGTKSLRFGLLAMGAGIGLLLGILFQNWLEVAMNIRNGAAGVFIMLFIFVGLSQVLYYFIERKLIEKEEEKQKDRAVEVLD, from the coding sequence ATGAATCATATTGTAGAAATGGTGGTGCCGTTGGGTGCCTTTATCATGATTTTCAGTGTTATTTATGTGGTGGTCACCGCCCGTAACCGTGAGCGTTTGGCCATGATTGAAAAGGGCATGCGACCGGGGAATGATCTTGGATCCGAAAATGTAGTCGGCACTTCTATGAAGTCGAGCGGTACCAAAAGTTTACGCTTTGGTCTTTTGGCGATGGGTGCGGGTATTGGTTTGTTGTTGGGCATTCTGTTTCAGAATTGGTTGGAAGTAGCGATGAATATCCGAAATGGTGCGGCAGGCGTTTTTATCATGCTTTTTATCTTCGTAGGATTGAGTCAGGTGCTGTATTATTTTATTGAGCGCAAACTGATCGAGAAAGAGGAGGAGAAGCAGAAAGACCGTGCGGTAGAGGTGTTGGATTAA
- a CDS encoding sigma-70 family RNA polymerase sigma factor, with the protein MLLKETEHIVIEGIRKGDLSRAHLIVDHYKEMVHQVCYRILLNDEEAEEATQDSFLKAFEAIDQFRGDAKFSTWLFRIAYNMALGRYRKNHRRSAWEWITDKLPDFAHTQETDHFELEEQSEIISHALHQLNEKDRAIVTLYYLEEIAVKEIAEIVDLSPNLVKVRLHRSRKKMATYLKEPENRLAV; encoded by the coding sequence ATGCTACTAAAAGAAACCGAACATATCGTCATTGAAGGGATCAGAAAAGGAGACCTGAGCCGTGCCCATTTAATTGTGGATCATTATAAGGAGATGGTGCATCAGGTTTGTTATCGGATTTTACTGAATGATGAAGAGGCCGAGGAGGCGACACAGGACAGCTTTCTGAAAGCATTTGAGGCGATCGATCAGTTTCGTGGCGATGCCAAATTTTCCACTTGGCTGTTTCGTATTGCCTATAATATGGCATTGGGCAGGTACCGAAAAAATCACCGTCGGTCGGCTTGGGAATGGATCACAGATAAGCTGCCTGATTTTGCTCACACCCAAGAAACTGATCATTTTGAATTGGAAGAACAATCGGAAATCATCAGCCATGCCTTACATCAACTCAATGAAAAAGATCGCGCCATTGTTACCTTATATTATCTGGAGGAAATTGCGGTAAAAGAAATCGCAGAGATTGTGGATCTGAGCCCCAATCTGGTCAAAGTACGATTACACCGCAGCCGAAAGAAAATGGCAACTTATTTGAAGGAACCCGAAAATCGTTTAGCAGTATGA